A single window of Martelella sp. NC20 DNA harbors:
- a CDS encoding thiolase family protein: MTEAYIAGYVRSPFTFARKGALAGVRPEALGAHVIRALLERTGAPGDEIEDVIWGCAFPEGEQGLNIGRVTGLEAGLPVTTCGMTVNRWCGSSIQAVQIASGMLMMGAGDAFIAGGTECMSRVPMMGFNLLPPPGWSKDAVDDFVSVGLTAERVARECHVSRAEQDLFGYQSHQKALAARRAGRLESEIVPFATADGLVSDDGCVRDTPLEKMAELKPVFVAGGSVTAATSSPTTDGSAAVLVCGEAFLKRHGLSPLARVAGFAVSGCEPGVMGLGPIGASQKAMARAGRTIADIGVIEMNEAFASQAEASRRALDINPEKLNRDGGAIALGHPLGATGARLVGKCATLLKRDGERYGLATQCIGGGMGIAMVLEAA, from the coding sequence ATGACCGAGGCTTATATCGCGGGCTATGTACGCAGCCCGTTCACATTCGCGCGCAAGGGCGCGCTGGCCGGCGTCCGGCCGGAAGCGCTCGGCGCTCATGTGATCCGCGCGCTTCTGGAGCGCACCGGCGCACCCGGCGACGAAATCGAGGACGTGATCTGGGGCTGCGCCTTTCCCGAGGGCGAGCAGGGGCTGAATATCGGCCGCGTTACCGGCCTTGAGGCCGGGCTGCCGGTGACCACCTGCGGCATGACCGTCAACCGCTGGTGCGGCTCCTCGATCCAGGCGGTGCAGATCGCCTCCGGCATGCTGATGATGGGCGCGGGCGATGCCTTCATTGCCGGCGGCACGGAATGCATGTCGCGCGTGCCGATGATGGGCTTCAATCTCCTGCCGCCGCCAGGCTGGAGCAAGGATGCGGTCGATGACTTTGTCAGCGTCGGGCTGACGGCCGAGCGCGTTGCCCGCGAATGCCATGTGAGCCGCGCGGAACAGGACCTCTTTGGCTATCAGAGCCACCAGAAGGCGCTTGCCGCAAGACGCGCCGGACGTCTCGAAAGCGAGATCGTGCCCTTTGCCACGGCCGACGGTCTCGTTTCGGACGACGGCTGCGTGCGCGACACCCCGCTTGAAAAGATGGCCGAACTGAAGCCGGTGTTTGTCGCAGGCGGCTCGGTGACGGCGGCCACATCCTCGCCGACGACCGACGGCTCGGCTGCCGTTCTGGTCTGCGGCGAGGCCTTCCTGAAACGCCATGGACTTTCCCCGCTCGCCCGGGTCGCGGGCTTTGCCGTCTCCGGTTGCGAACCGGGGGTGATGGGGCTCGGGCCGATCGGCGCGTCACAAAAGGCGATGGCGCGCGCCGGACGGACGATCGCCGATATCGGCGTCATCGAGATGAACGAGGCCTTCGCCTCCCAGGCCGAGGCCTCGCGCCGGGCGCTCGACATCAACCCGGAAAAGCTCAACCGCGATGGCGGGGCGATCGCGCTCGGCCATCCGCTCGGCGCGACCGGGGCAAGGCTCGTCGGCAAATGCGCCACGCTCCTGAAGCGTGACGGCGAACGCTACGGCCTGGCCACCCAGTGCATCGGCGGCGGTATGGGCATCGCCATGGTGCTGGAGGCAGCATGA
- a CDS encoding 3-hydroxyacyl-CoA dehydrogenase/enoyl-CoA hydratase family protein, producing MMNTTRKAALGALESGVRRAAVIGAGTMGSGIAAQFANAGIPVDLLDIAGPDGGPGPAQAGIARQTKAGGFMGEAAVTRVAPGTIEHDLDRVAGADWIIEAIVENLDVKRDLNARIDRARKPGSIVSSNTSTIPHAALTAGMPDGFRRDFVISHFFNPPRSMPLMELVICEETAPEIAATVRRAARDGLGKTVIDCRDAPGFIANRIGCYWLAVALLEAERMGLTVEEADAVHAALGMPRTGVFGLMDLIGIDLIPAVWGSLMAALPADDDLKHFDLPEWERAREMIAAGHLGRKSGAGFYRKDKDGARFALDLVSGEYRPQQTPEPPPGAGNIAALIESESRLGRYAAAVLARVVAYAGAHGRAIAHDPADVDTAMVLGYSWREGPFALASRAGLPLIRRNIADLGLAVPALLEDDRLPEAKTAAPAFLSGANLLAGNDDASLHIMKDGLAVFEIHRKMNAISPGVQDMLEAAIGKAGSDYRALVLASRSPRAFSAGADLGYFVTAIEAGDFAGISSFIRRGQQLFLALKYAPAPVVAAVQGVALGGGCELALHADAIVAHAEARFGLPEANLGLLPGWGGCTQALLRAQERARPAGPLASAAHAFNLVLGAFVSGSAPEAAEKLLLRPDDAIVMHRDAVFDAARQKALELAEAYAPPPQALLTVTGHSGFLGLTTAMRGNLAAGRSTGTDLRIAEAIADVMTGGPEADQSRAISEDEMMQRECEALTMLIQTPETAARMAHFLKTGKPLRN from the coding sequence ATGATGAACACGACCCGGAAAGCAGCCCTCGGCGCGCTTGAAAGCGGTGTCCGGCGCGCGGCGGTGATCGGCGCCGGCACGATGGGGAGCGGCATCGCCGCGCAATTCGCCAATGCCGGCATCCCTGTCGACCTCCTCGACATCGCCGGTCCCGATGGCGGCCCAGGCCCGGCCCAAGCCGGGATCGCCCGCCAGACAAAGGCCGGCGGCTTCATGGGCGAGGCCGCCGTGACACGCGTCGCCCCCGGCACGATCGAGCATGATCTCGACCGCGTCGCCGGGGCTGACTGGATCATCGAGGCGATTGTCGAGAACCTCGACGTCAAGCGCGATCTCAACGCCCGCATCGACCGCGCCCGCAAGCCCGGGAGCATCGTCTCCTCCAACACCTCGACCATTCCCCATGCCGCACTGACGGCGGGTATGCCCGATGGGTTCCGGCGCGATTTCGTCATCAGCCATTTCTTCAATCCGCCGCGCAGCATGCCGCTGATGGAACTGGTGATCTGCGAGGAGACCGCGCCCGAAATCGCCGCGACGGTGCGCCGCGCCGCCCGCGACGGGCTCGGCAAGACGGTGATCGACTGCCGCGATGCGCCCGGTTTCATCGCCAATCGCATCGGCTGCTACTGGCTCGCGGTGGCGCTTCTGGAGGCCGAGCGCATGGGCCTGACGGTCGAGGAGGCCGATGCCGTTCACGCCGCACTCGGCATGCCGCGCACCGGCGTCTTCGGGCTGATGGACCTTATCGGCATCGACCTCATTCCAGCCGTCTGGGGCAGCCTGATGGCCGCCCTTCCCGCCGATGACGACCTGAAGCATTTCGATCTTCCGGAATGGGAACGCGCCCGCGAGATGATCGCAGCAGGCCATCTCGGCCGCAAGAGCGGCGCCGGCTTCTACCGCAAGGACAAGGATGGCGCCCGTTTCGCCCTCGATCTCGTTTCGGGCGAGTACCGGCCGCAGCAGACGCCGGAACCGCCGCCGGGCGCTGGCAATATTGCGGCGCTGATTGAAAGCGAGAGCCGGCTCGGACGTTACGCGGCGGCTGTGCTCGCCCGCGTCGTCGCCTATGCCGGCGCACATGGCCGCGCCATCGCCCATGATCCGGCCGATGTCGATACCGCCATGGTGCTCGGCTATTCCTGGCGCGAGGGACCCTTCGCGCTTGCAAGCCGGGCCGGCCTGCCGCTGATCCGGAGGAACATCGCGGATCTCGGACTTGCCGTTCCCGCACTTCTCGAGGACGACCGACTGCCCGAGGCGAAAACGGCGGCCCCCGCGTTTCTTTCGGGTGCGAACCTGCTCGCCGGCAATGACGATGCCTCGCTGCACATCATGAAGGACGGGCTAGCCGTCTTCGAGATCCACCGCAAGATGAACGCGATTTCGCCCGGTGTGCAGGACATGCTCGAAGCCGCGATCGGCAAGGCCGGCAGCGACTACCGGGCGCTGGTGCTGGCCAGCCGCTCGCCGCGCGCCTTTTCCGCCGGCGCCGATCTCGGCTATTTCGTCACGGCGATCGAGGCGGGCGATTTTGCCGGCATTTCCAGCTTCATCCGTCGCGGCCAGCAGCTCTTTCTGGCGCTGAAATATGCGCCCGCGCCGGTGGTGGCCGCCGTGCAGGGCGTGGCGCTTGGCGGCGGCTGCGAACTTGCGCTCCACGCCGATGCGATCGTCGCCCATGCCGAAGCGCGCTTCGGCCTGCCCGAGGCCAATCTCGGCCTCCTGCCCGGCTGGGGCGGCTGCACACAGGCGCTGCTGCGCGCTCAGGAGCGGGCACGACCGGCGGGTCCGCTTGCCAGCGCCGCCCACGCCTTCAATCTCGTGCTCGGCGCCTTCGTTTCCGGTTCCGCGCCGGAGGCAGCCGAAAAACTGCTGCTCCGGCCGGATGATGCCATCGTGATGCATCGCGACGCCGTGTTCGATGCCGCCCGGCAGAAGGCGCTTGAGCTCGCCGAGGCCTACGCGCCGCCGCCGCAGGCGCTCCTCACCGTCACCGGCCATTCCGGCTTTCTCGGGCTGACGACGGCAATGCGCGGCAATCTCGCCGCCGGCCGCAGCACGGGAACCGATCTGCGCATCGCCGAGGCAATCGCCGATGTGATGACCGGCGGACCGGAGGCCGACCAATCGCGCGCGATCAGCGAAGACGAGATGATGCAGCGCGAATGCGAAGCGCTGACGATGCTGATCCAAACACCGGAAACGGCCGCGCGCATGGCCCATTTCCTGAAAACCGGCAAGCCGCTCAGGAACTGA
- a CDS encoding SDR family NAD(P)-dependent oxidoreductase, producing MTVALITGASSGIGLATARAFLGAGIAVVAVARDPEKLRRMEADSAVLGAELATLAVDVTEDDGPRRAVACAIERFGRLDHLVNNAGIGSPKPVHETDDETLDAFLGLMLRAPFRLCREALRHFGDEATIVNVSSTYALVGGLRGGAYSAAKGGIDALTRHLACQYGASGIRSNAVAPGVIPTPMTLHRLEDEGFRRMNIDMTPAPSMGRAEDVAEAILFLSSRRSRFINGQVLAVDGGWSSTRFLSEAALTAERTFVDPGFSHSGRRGEEAE from the coding sequence ATGACCGTTGCATTGATCACCGGCGCTTCGAGCGGCATCGGCCTTGCCACCGCGCGGGCCTTTCTCGGCGCCGGCATCGCCGTCGTCGCGGTGGCGCGCGATCCCGAAAAACTTCGCCGGATGGAGGCCGATAGCGCCGTCCTCGGCGCGGAGCTTGCAACACTTGCCGTCGACGTGACCGAAGACGACGGACCGCGCCGGGCCGTCGCCTGCGCGATCGAGCGCTTCGGCCGTCTCGATCATCTCGTCAACAATGCCGGCATCGGCAGCCCGAAACCTGTGCACGAGACCGATGACGAGACACTCGACGCCTTTCTGGGCCTGATGCTGCGCGCGCCCTTCCGGCTTTGCCGCGAGGCCTTGAGGCATTTCGGCGACGAGGCCACGATCGTCAATGTCAGTTCCACCTATGCGCTGGTCGGCGGGCTTCGCGGCGGCGCCTATTCGGCGGCGAAGGGCGGCATCGACGCGCTGACCCGCCACCTCGCCTGCCAGTACGGCGCCTCCGGCATCCGCAGCAATGCCGTGGCGCCGGGGGTGATCCCGACGCCGATGACCCTGCACCGCCTGGAGGATGAGGGCTTCCGCCGGATGAACATCGACATGACGCCCGCTCCCAGCATGGGCCGGGCGGAGGATGTCGCCGAGGCGATCCTGTTTCTGTCCTCGAGACGCTCGCGCTTCATCAACGGCCAGGTGCTCGCCGTCGATGGTGGCTGGTCTTCGACCCGGTTCCTGAGCGAGGCGGCGCTCACCGCCGAGCGCACCTTCGTCGATCCCGGTTTCAGCCATTCGGGCAGACGGGGGGAGGAGGCGGAGTGA
- a CDS encoding acyl-CoA dehydrogenase: MACDLNLNADQRQILDAAAALLAADAPDPLAEIAGFGAFALSLDEEFGGAGFTLVEDALLHVLFGRHLVSTHALATTLAVRIAARAGLDELATEFASGAQMAAVAVAAGGALRLVEPAGARHAVVFDGNRLRLVAVAGLAGSTETGLGGTVALSTVEAGAADTVAETADADIRAFADLLVSAELLGIAEATRDLAVAYAGTHRQFGKPIGAFQAVKHHAANMAIAAETLSATLDMAAISLRDGRADAGFQLAALCLIAPDAALANARTAIQLHGGIGFSAEASVHRFLKQAHLLRLLLSPRDMLAEPAPMAPRAPSREVTP; this comes from the coding sequence ATGGCCTGCGATCTCAATCTCAACGCCGATCAGCGACAGATCCTCGATGCCGCCGCCGCGCTGCTTGCGGCCGATGCACCGGACCCACTGGCGGAAATTGCCGGCTTCGGCGCCTTCGCCCTGTCGCTCGACGAGGAATTCGGCGGCGCGGGGTTTACTCTCGTCGAGGATGCGCTGCTTCATGTTCTCTTCGGTCGGCATCTCGTCTCGACCCATGCGCTTGCGACCACGCTCGCCGTCCGGATTGCCGCGCGGGCGGGGCTTGACGAACTGGCCACGGAATTTGCGTCCGGCGCGCAGATGGCGGCCGTCGCGGTCGCCGCCGGCGGCGCCCTGCGTCTGGTCGAACCCGCCGGTGCCAGACATGCGGTGGTCTTCGATGGCAACCGACTCCGTCTCGTCGCGGTTGCCGGTCTCGCGGGAAGCACTGAAACGGGGCTTGGCGGGACGGTGGCCCTGAGCACGGTTGAAGCCGGGGCGGCGGACACGGTTGCCGAAACCGCGGATGCCGACATCCGCGCCTTCGCCGATTTGCTGGTTTCGGCCGAACTTCTGGGCATTGCCGAGGCGACGCGCGATCTTGCGGTCGCCTATGCCGGCACGCACCGCCAGTTCGGCAAGCCGATCGGCGCGTTCCAGGCGGTCAAGCATCACGCGGCCAATATGGCGATCGCCGCTGAAACCCTGTCCGCGACGCTCGACATGGCGGCAATTTCCCTCCGCGACGGGCGCGCGGATGCGGGCTTTCAACTCGCGGCGCTTTGCCTGATCGCCCCGGACGCTGCCCTTGCCAATGCCCGGACCGCGATCCAGCTTCACGGCGGCATCGGCTTTTCGGCGGAGGCGTCCGTGCATCGTTTTCTCAAGCAGGCGCATCTGTTGCGGCTTCTGCTTTCGCCGCGCGACATGCTGGCCGAGCCCGCGCCGATGGCGCCGCGCGCGCCAAGCCGGGAGGTAACACCATGA
- a CDS encoding acyl-CoA dehydrogenase family protein yields the protein MELEFSLEDEAFRQQARQWLAENVPQENAPADGMAARDFAAAWMARCHAGGFAGIAWPEDYGGRGLAPERLLIWYEEYVRARAPSALDCTFVALNHAGPTLIARGSDAQKAFHLPRILAGQSIWCQGFSEPNAGSDLASLSTSAVIDGDELVVNGAKIWSSFADIADYQELLVRTEPGSKRHKGLSWVICDMKTSGITVRPIENMAGATHFAEVFYDDVRIPLENVVGGLHDGWRVAMTTLGFERRTAAMGLQFELSVKIEDLIAMARPSPGSAIAERLGRLRAEAAALRAMTWRSLLREPSGPFDGSLVRLRFGELSQAIHRAAMDVLGPDGLGHSRWSHDYLESYSETIAGGTAEIQRNIIAERILGLPRE from the coding sequence ATGGAGCTTGAATTCTCGCTTGAGGATGAGGCCTTCCGGCAGCAGGCGCGGCAATGGCTTGCCGAAAACGTGCCGCAGGAAAACGCCCCCGCTGACGGAATGGCGGCGCGCGACTTTGCCGCCGCCTGGATGGCGCGCTGCCATGCCGGCGGCTTTGCCGGCATCGCCTGGCCGGAAGACTATGGCGGTCGGGGGCTTGCGCCCGAGCGGCTGCTGATCTGGTACGAGGAATATGTCCGCGCCCGCGCGCCCTCCGCGCTTGATTGCACCTTCGTTGCGCTCAACCATGCGGGACCGACGCTGATCGCCCGCGGCTCGGATGCGCAGAAGGCCTTCCATCTGCCCCGGATCCTCGCCGGGCAGTCGATCTGGTGTCAGGGCTTTTCTGAGCCCAATGCCGGCTCCGATCTCGCCTCCCTTTCCACCAGCGCTGTCATCGACGGCGACGAGCTCGTGGTCAACGGCGCCAAGATCTGGTCGAGTTTCGCCGATATCGCCGACTATCAGGAATTGCTGGTGCGCACCGAGCCGGGTTCGAAACGGCACAAGGGACTTTCCTGGGTGATCTGCGACATGAAGACGTCGGGCATCACCGTGCGGCCGATCGAGAACATGGCGGGGGCGACCCATTTCGCCGAGGTCTTCTATGATGATGTCCGCATTCCGCTCGAAAACGTCGTCGGCGGGCTGCATGACGGCTGGCGCGTGGCGATGACCACGCTCGGCTTCGAGCGCCGGACTGCCGCCATGGGCCTGCAATTCGAACTTTCGGTGAAGATCGAGGACCTGATCGCGATGGCGCGGCCTTCACCCGGCTCGGCGATCGCCGAGCGCCTCGGCAGGCTTCGGGCCGAAGCGGCGGCGCTTCGGGCCATGACCTGGCGTTCGCTGCTGCGCGAACCGTCTGGTCCCTTCGACGGCTCGCTGGTGCGGCTTCGTTTCGGCGAACTGTCGCAGGCGATCCACCGCGCGGCGATGGACGTGCTGGGCCCTGACGGACTTGGCCACAGCCGCTGGAGCCATGACTATCTCGAAAGCTACAGCGAGACGATTGCCGGCGGAACGGCCGAAATCCAGCGCAACATCATTGCCGAGCGCATTCTCGGCCTGCCCCGGGAGTGA
- a CDS encoding acyl-CoA dehydrogenase family protein: MDFEWTDGERAFRARVREFLDRELPPGWDAIRRHGPGSREQTAFSLEFCPKLAAAGLLVPHWPREWGGAGLSTWEHFILGEEMWAAGEPRGGQYMNVNWIGPTLMRFGSDEQKRRFIPPMAAGTAIWCQGFSEPNAGSDLAALSTRAVRDGDDYIINGSKIWTSYAGMAEHCFLLARTAGKAGDKQGISIVLVPMASPGIEVRAIPSLIGHGDIHEVFFTDVRVPVTARLAGEGEAWSVIGYSLANERVGIPRYELSGRVLNSMVEALKQRGDFSGAPVRARAAAATGACEAARLLVYRVVDRIARGIDPGAMANIARSAVIRADHAVADFGLDYLPDAYSGDASPEFLAHHERAIVTGIAAGASEIQLGLIARRHLDLPREVS, translated from the coding sequence ATGGATTTCGAATGGACGGACGGGGAACGGGCGTTTCGCGCGCGGGTCCGCGAATTCCTCGACCGCGAGCTGCCACCGGGATGGGACGCAATCCGCCGTCACGGGCCGGGTTCGCGTGAACAGACCGCGTTCAGTCTGGAATTCTGCCCGAAACTCGCCGCCGCCGGCCTGCTGGTGCCGCACTGGCCGCGCGAATGGGGCGGCGCGGGGCTCAGCACCTGGGAACACTTCATACTCGGCGAGGAAATGTGGGCGGCCGGAGAGCCGCGCGGCGGCCAGTACATGAACGTCAACTGGATCGGCCCGACGCTGATGCGCTTTGGCAGCGACGAGCAGAAGCGCCGCTTCATTCCGCCGATGGCGGCGGGCACGGCGATCTGGTGTCAGGGCTTTTCCGAGCCCAATGCCGGCTCCGATCTCGCCGCTCTTTCGACGCGGGCCGTTCGCGACGGCGACGATTATATCATCAACGGGTCGAAGATCTGGACCTCCTATGCCGGCATGGCCGAGCATTGCTTTCTTCTGGCGCGCACGGCCGGCAAGGCCGGCGACAAGCAGGGCATCTCGATCGTGCTGGTGCCGATGGCAAGCCCCGGCATCGAGGTTCGGGCAATTCCGAGCCTGATCGGCCATGGCGATATCCACGAGGTGTTCTTCACCGATGTGCGCGTGCCGGTCACCGCCCGGCTTGCCGGGGAAGGCGAGGCCTGGTCCGTGATCGGCTATTCGCTCGCCAACGAGCGCGTCGGCATTCCGCGCTATGAACTCTCCGGGCGGGTGCTCAATTCCATGGTCGAGGCACTGAAGCAGCGCGGCGATTTCTCCGGCGCACCGGTGCGCGCCCGCGCGGCGGCAGCGACCGGGGCCTGCGAGGCCGCGCGGTTGCTGGTCTACCGGGTCGTTGACCGGATCGCCCGCGGCATCGATCCCGGCGCGATGGCCAATATTGCCCGCTCCGCCGTCATTCGGGCCGATCACGCCGTTGCCGATTTCGGCCTTGATTACCTACCGGACGCCTATTCCGGCGATGCGAGCCCGGAGTTCCTCGCCCATCACGAGCGCGCCATCGTCACCGGCATTGCCGCCGGCGCCAGCGAAATCCAGCTCGGCCTGATCGCGCGCCGACACCTCGATCTGCCGCGGGAGGTAAGCTGA
- a CDS encoding acyl-CoA dehydrogenase family protein, with protein sequence MLFEPNDDQQAFLAMLEKMMTAPEAGFRAGADWARFEWSASFDRLLEEQGFYDCAPEETLGPAAAATLIGRLARLPVTVEAAASALIRPLVGAELPRPIAVIEGAADRPTRFLPVAKTVIRIDDDGVSSAPVSPASCQEVASLFAYPMSVLSGEYLDWNPIDIDPEVVRTRWRVAVAAELAGVLAGGFQAVLAHVRERRQFGRPLGAFQSIQHRLAEAVISIEAGELMVQKAAQTGDPAMAALSLGYIQEASGRIAGDLHQFMGAMGLTLEHPLHRWTYRAKLLKSALGGAGENQTMAADRLWGN encoded by the coding sequence ATGCTGTTCGAGCCGAATGACGACCAGCAGGCTTTCCTCGCGATGCTGGAAAAGATGATGACCGCGCCGGAAGCCGGTTTCCGAGCCGGCGCGGACTGGGCCCGTTTCGAATGGTCTGCAAGCTTCGACCGATTGCTCGAGGAGCAGGGCTTTTATGACTGCGCGCCGGAGGAAACCCTCGGTCCGGCGGCGGCGGCAACCCTGATCGGCCGGCTCGCCCGGCTGCCGGTCACGGTGGAAGCGGCGGCCTCCGCCCTCATCCGGCCGCTTGTCGGCGCCGAGCTTCCCCGGCCGATCGCCGTGATCGAGGGCGCGGCCGACCGGCCGACGCGCTTCCTGCCGGTGGCGAAGACCGTCATCCGGATCGACGATGACGGCGTCAGCTCCGCGCCGGTCTCGCCCGCCTCATGCCAAGAAGTTGCGAGCCTGTTTGCCTATCCGATGAGCGTTCTTTCCGGTGAATATCTCGACTGGAACCCGATCGACATCGACCCCGAGGTCGTGCGCACCCGCTGGCGCGTCGCGGTAGCCGCCGAGCTTGCCGGCGTGCTTGCCGGCGGGTTCCAGGCAGTCCTTGCCCATGTCCGCGAGCGCCGGCAGTTCGGACGCCCGCTCGGCGCCTTCCAGTCGATCCAGCATCGGCTCGCCGAGGCCGTCATCTCGATTGAAGCTGGCGAACTGATGGTGCAGAAGGCGGCGCAGACCGGCGATCCCGCAATGGCCGCATTGTCGCTCGGCTATATCCAGGAGGCCTCCGGCCGCATTGCCGGCGATCTGCACCAGTTCATGGGCGCCATGGGTCTGACGCTCGAACATCCTTTGCACCGCTGGACATATCGCGCCAAGCTCTTAAAGTCCGCTCTTGGCGGCGCGGGGGAGAATCAGACAATGGCAGCCGACCGCCTGTGGGGGAATTGA
- a CDS encoding enoyl-CoA hydratase/isomerase family protein, protein MHGLPEFETILLQRRDRLLTITFNRPEVLNAFGPTMHGELVDVLDFADRDEGSDVIVLTGAGRAFSAGGDLSRMEEIIADPAAFDQEVADAKRIIFRLLDIEKPVIARVNGPAVGLGATLALFCDVIFAAETARIGDPHVSVGLVAGDGGAVIWPQLVGFARAKEYLLTGDLVCAREAERIGLINHVVADAELDQTVDAFVDRLLAGAIQARRRTKAVINLELKRIAHMAMDTGLAYEALSVHSNEHRAAVQAMKERIARKQKS, encoded by the coding sequence ATGCACGGCCTGCCCGAATTCGAGACGATCCTGCTTCAGCGGCGCGACCGGCTGCTGACGATCACCTTCAACCGGCCGGAGGTGCTGAACGCCTTTGGCCCGACCATGCATGGCGAACTCGTTGATGTTCTCGACTTCGCCGACCGGGACGAGGGCTCCGACGTCATCGTCCTGACCGGCGCCGGCCGGGCCTTTTCCGCTGGCGGCGATCTTTCGCGCATGGAGGAAATCATCGCCGATCCGGCCGCCTTCGACCAGGAAGTGGCCGACGCGAAGAGGATCATCTTTCGCCTGCTCGACATCGAAAAGCCGGTGATCGCCAGGGTCAACGGACCGGCCGTCGGTCTCGGCGCGACGCTGGCGCTTTTCTGCGACGTCATCTTTGCCGCCGAGACGGCGCGGATCGGCGATCCGCATGTGAGCGTCGGGCTTGTCGCCGGCGATGGCGGCGCGGTGATCTGGCCGCAACTCGTCGGTTTTGCCCGCGCCAAGGAATATCTCCTGACCGGCGACCTTGTTTGCGCGCGCGAGGCCGAGCGGATCGGCCTCATCAACCATGTGGTCGCCGATGCGGAACTCGATCAGACGGTCGATGCCTTTGTCGACCGGCTTCTCGCCGGCGCGATCCAGGCGCGGCGGCGGACGAAGGCGGTGATCAATCTCGAACTGAAGCGGATCGCCCATATGGCGATGGATACGGGCCTTGCCTACGAGGCGCTTTCGGTGCACTCAAACGAGCACCGCGCCGCTGTTCAGGCGATGAAGGAGCGGATCGCGCGGAAGCAGAAGTCATGA
- a CDS encoding AMP-binding protein — protein MTTLENRLEALRAAGRTSMAHGPGLGAIALEKTAADPERIVVIEGGRAVSRAEMLQAALNLGGALTARGLQPGAAIGFQLPNWWEACVINLAASLFGYRIVPLLTIYRSAELSTMLPLCGVEALFVPETFRGKDFPALIADLPAPPRLVITLRDGAKGELSFDRLIRHAPGTPALAENDDIKMILFTSGTTGGPKGVLHSHASIDAVIRMAAGFWGIGADDRLYVPSPIAHIGGSIYAFEFPWITDCAAVLAESWDPDRAVADIEAHGATFMAGATPFLRGLIEASGRAGTRLPGLRRFICGGAQVPPELILEGLAHFPDTVVSRAYGSSEVPLVCPGITTREDAAAHAGTDGYCEAELRILGADGDPVANGQSGEIAVRSPRMFLGYLDARDDEGAFIADGFFMMGDLGRRLEGGYLEITGRSKDIIIRKGENLSPLEIENALARHLAIRQSAVVGIPDPERGELVVAFVILRDGAGFDFAEMTAHLDRLGLARQKFPERLETVETLPLNTIGKVVKTELRRWAIERNAAPAPLRATNGRN, from the coding sequence ATGACCACGCTTGAAAACCGACTGGAGGCGCTGCGCGCGGCCGGCCGCACCAGCATGGCGCACGGCCCCGGCCTCGGCGCGATCGCGCTTGAAAAGACGGCAGCGGACCCGGAGCGGATCGTCGTCATCGAGGGCGGACGGGCGGTCAGCCGCGCCGAAATGCTTCAGGCGGCGCTGAATCTCGGCGGCGCGCTTACCGCGCGCGGCCTTCAGCCCGGCGCCGCGATCGGCTTCCAGTTGCCGAACTGGTGGGAGGCCTGCGTCATCAACCTCGCGGCATCGCTTTTCGGTTACCGGATCGTGCCGCTTCTGACGATCTACCGCTCGGCCGAGCTTTCGACCATGCTGCCGCTTTGCGGCGTCGAGGCGCTGTTCGTGCCCGAAACCTTTCGCGGCAAGGATTTTCCGGCGCTGATCGCGGATTTGCCGGCGCCGCCGCGCCTCGTGATCACGCTGCGTGACGGCGCGAAAGGCGAACTGAGCTTCGACCGGCTGATCCGCCATGCGCCCGGCACGCCGGCCCTTGCCGAAAACGACGACATCAAGATGATCCTCTTCACCTCGGGCACGACCGGCGGGCCGAAGGGCGTATTGCACAGCCATGCCTCTATCGATGCGGTGATCCGCATGGCAGCCGGGTTCTGGGGGATCGGGGCCGATGACCGGCTCTATGTCCCCTCGCCGATCGCCCATATCGGCGGCTCGATCTATGCCTTCGAATTTCCCTGGATCACCGATTGCGCCGCCGTGCTCGCCGAAAGCTGGGACCCGGACCGCGCCGTCGCCGACATCGAAGCGCACGGCGCGACCTTCATGGCCGGGGCGACGCCATTTCTGCGCGGCCTGATCGAAGCTTCCGGGCGGGCCGGCACCCGCCTTCCCGGTCTGAGGCGTTTCATATGCGGCGGCGCCCAGGTGCCGCCCGAACTGATCCTCGAGGGGCTCGCGCATTTTCCCGATACCGTGGTCTCGCGCGCCTACGGCTCGTCCGAAGTGCCGCTGGTCTGTCCCGGTATCACCACCCGGGAGGATGCGGCCGCCCATGCCGGAACCGATGGGTATTGCGAGGCGGAACTGCGCATTCTGGGAGCAGACGGAGACCCCGTCGCGAACGGGCAAAGCGGCGAGATTGCAGTCCGTTCGCCACGCATGTTCCTCGGCTATCTCGACGCCCGCGACGACGAAGGGGCGTTCATCGCCGACGGTTTCTTCATGATGGGCGACCTCGGACGGCGGCTCGAAGGCGGTTATCTCGAAATTACCGGCCGCAGCAAGGATATCATCATCCGCAAGGGCGAGAACCTCTCACCGCTCGAGATCGAGAACGCGCTCGCCCGCCATCTCGCCATCCGCCAGTCGGCGGTGGTCGGCATCCCCGATCCCGAGCGCGGCGAACTGGTCGTCGCCTTCGTCATCCTGCGTGATGGCGCGGGCTTCGATTTCGCCGAGATGACGGCGCATCTCGATCGCCTCGGACTTGCCCGGCAGAAGTTTCCCGAACGGCTGGAAACGGTCGAAACACTGCCGCTCAATACGATCGGCAAGGTCGTCAAGACGGAATTGCGCCGATGGGCGATTGAACGAAACGCCGCGCCGGCGCCCTTGCGCGCCACAAACGGCCGAAATTGA